The proteins below are encoded in one region of Pseudomonas putida S13.1.2:
- a CDS encoding CidA/LrgA family protein → MLLRGLTWLVLFQLLGTAINHLFLPFLPGPIIGLLLLLCFLMARGEVGKPLNEAASSLLRYLPLLLVPPAVGVMVYAKDIAADFWAIAGALLISCLVTLVFVGVLMQKLMHRQGKREEQP, encoded by the coding sequence ATGCTGTTGCGTGGTTTGACCTGGCTGGTGCTGTTCCAGCTGTTGGGGACGGCGATCAATCACCTGTTTTTGCCGTTTCTGCCGGGGCCGATCATCGGCCTGTTGCTGCTGTTGTGCTTCCTCATGGCCCGCGGTGAGGTGGGCAAGCCGCTGAACGAGGCGGCCAGCAGCCTGCTGCGCTACCTGCCGCTGTTGCTGGTACCGCCAGCGGTGGGGGTGATGGTATATGCCAAGGACATCGCCGCCGACTTCTGGGCGATTGCCGGCGCCCTGCTGATTTCCTGCCTGGTGACGCTGGTGTTTGTCGGTGTGCTGATGCAAAAGCTCATGCACCGCCAGGGCAAGCGTGAGGAGCAGCCATGA
- a CDS encoding LrgB family protein: MMLDWQGALDAVVHHPLFGIGITLGAYQVVLAAYEKTRWIFLQPVLVSMLLVIGVLLLCGIEYSEYRKSTEIMNILLGPATVALAVPLYLNLRRIRQLFWPTFTTLVIGGLFATLCCLLLGWWFGAEHMILMTMAPKSVTSPIAMLVAEQIGGVAALAAVFVLITGVIGAIFGPALLSRFGVHSPEARGMSLGVTAHAVGTSVALQESDECGAFAALAMSLMGVATAVFLPLAVSLVA; the protein is encoded by the coding sequence ATGATGCTCGACTGGCAAGGCGCGCTGGATGCAGTGGTGCACCATCCTTTGTTCGGCATCGGTATCACGCTAGGTGCCTACCAGGTGGTGCTGGCGGCCTACGAGAAAACCCGCTGGATCTTCCTGCAGCCGGTATTGGTGTCGATGTTGCTGGTAATCGGCGTGTTGCTGCTGTGCGGCATCGAATACAGCGAGTACCGCAAGAGCACCGAAATCATGAACATCCTGCTGGGCCCCGCCACCGTGGCGTTGGCCGTGCCGCTCTATCTCAACCTGCGGCGTATTCGGCAGCTGTTCTGGCCCACATTTACTACGCTGGTAATCGGGGGGCTGTTCGCCACGCTCTGCTGCCTGTTGCTAGGCTGGTGGTTCGGTGCAGAACACATGATCCTGATGACCATGGCACCCAAGTCGGTGACCTCGCCAATCGCCATGCTGGTGGCAGAGCAGATTGGCGGTGTGGCGGCCCTGGCGGCAGTGTTCGTACTGATCACCGGGGTGATTGGCGCCATCTTCGGCCCGGCACTGCTGAGCCGCTTCGGCGTGCATAGCCCTGAGGCGCGCGGCATGTCGCTGGGCGTTACCGCGCATGCGGTGGGTACTTCGGTCGCCCTGCAGGAAAGTGACGAATGCGGCGCTTTTGCCGCGCTGGCGATGAGCTTGATGGGGGTAGCCACGGCAGTGTTCCTGCCGCTGGCGGTCAGCCTGGTGGCTTGA
- a CDS encoding LON peptidase substrate-binding domain-containing protein yields MTLPLFPLNTVLFPGCFLDLQIFEARYLDMIGRCMKQGEGFGVVCILEGEQVGKAPPMVASIGCEAVIRDFVQQDNGLLGIRVEGVRRFNLESTEVQKDQLLVGQVQWLPEQPDSPLLEADDDLLALLVALGEHPMVEALDMPRPVDGRQALANQLAYLLPFMEEDKLDLLTLDSPQQRLGEIQKLLERIQGELFA; encoded by the coding sequence ATGACACTACCGCTGTTTCCGCTCAATACCGTGCTGTTCCCGGGCTGCTTTCTCGATTTGCAGATTTTCGAGGCGCGCTACCTGGACATGATCGGGCGCTGCATGAAGCAGGGCGAAGGCTTTGGGGTGGTCTGCATCCTGGAGGGCGAGCAGGTTGGCAAGGCGCCACCGATGGTCGCCTCGATCGGCTGTGAGGCAGTGATCCGCGACTTTGTACAGCAGGACAATGGCTTGCTGGGCATTCGCGTCGAAGGTGTGCGGCGCTTCAACCTGGAAAGCACCGAGGTGCAGAAGGACCAGTTGCTGGTGGGGCAGGTGCAATGGTTGCCGGAGCAGCCGGACAGCCCGCTGCTCGAGGCCGATGATGACCTGCTGGCGCTGCTGGTGGCGCTGGGCGAGCACCCGATGGTCGAGGCGCTGGACATGCCGCGCCCGGTGGACGGGCGCCAGGCGCTGGCTAACCAGTTGGCTTACCTGCTGCCGTTCATGGAAGAAGACAAGCTGGACCTGCTGACCCTCGACTCGCCGCAGCAGCGGCTGGGCGAGATCCAGAAGCTGCTGGAGCGGATTCAGGGTGAGCTGTTTGCCTGA
- a CDS encoding bifunctional DedA family/phosphatase PAP2 family protein, with product MGQWLDSLTGWLSANPQWLGLAIFLVACIECLAIAGIIVPGTVLLFAVAVLAGSGAFSLGETLLLGFLGGLLGDAVSYTVGKYFHQNIRRLPLLRHHPEWIGSAETYFQRYGIASLLVGRFIGPLRPMLPMVAGMFDMPLPRFIAVSLVAGAGWSVAYLLPGWATGAAMRLPLPEGFWLDAGIIAGTLAVIIGLSLTTSIRDQRHGTRLIAGMSFVALAGVFLGWPYLHEFDQGVMTLVQEHRSQAIDGAVVLVTRLGDFRTQLFLGALLTGLLLLARQWRHAFFAAGALMGTAIANGTLKWLFARARPEVLTDPLTSYSMPSGHSSASFAFFLVMAVLAGRAQPPRMRLTWVMLGCIPALAIALSRVYLGAHWPTDILAGALLACCVCALSLTVVQHRQTLPAMPLRVWWLVLPACIALLAFFAMHALPQALLRYQY from the coding sequence ATGGGCCAATGGCTCGACAGCCTGACCGGCTGGCTCAGCGCCAACCCGCAGTGGCTTGGCCTGGCGATTTTCCTGGTGGCCTGCATCGAGTGCCTGGCCATTGCCGGCATCATCGTGCCTGGCACCGTGCTGCTGTTCGCCGTCGCGGTACTGGCCGGCAGTGGTGCTTTCAGCCTGGGCGAAACCCTGCTACTGGGTTTTCTCGGCGGTTTGCTGGGCGACGCGGTGTCGTACACGGTGGGCAAGTACTTCCACCAGAACATTCGCCGCCTGCCGCTGCTGCGCCACCACCCTGAGTGGATCGGCAGCGCCGAAACCTACTTCCAGCGCTACGGTATTGCCAGCCTGCTGGTGGGGCGCTTCATCGGGCCGCTGCGGCCCATGCTGCCAATGGTCGCCGGCATGTTCGACATGCCGCTGCCGCGCTTCATCGCCGTCAGCCTGGTGGCCGGCGCCGGCTGGTCGGTCGCCTACCTGCTGCCAGGCTGGGCCACCGGCGCGGCCATGCGCCTGCCGCTGCCGGAAGGCTTCTGGCTGGATGCAGGCATCATCGCCGGCACCTTGGCAGTCATCATCGGCCTTAGCCTGACCACCAGCATTCGTGACCAGCGCCATGGCACGCGACTGATCGCCGGCATGAGCTTCGTGGCCTTGGCCGGGGTATTCCTCGGCTGGCCTTACCTGCACGAATTCGACCAGGGCGTGATGACCCTGGTGCAGGAACATCGCAGCCAGGCCATCGACGGCGCCGTGGTACTGGTGACCCGGCTGGGCGATTTCCGCACGCAACTGTTTCTGGGCGCCCTGCTCACCGGCCTGCTGCTGCTTGCCCGCCAGTGGCGGCATGCGTTTTTTGCCGCTGGCGCGCTGATGGGCACGGCGATCGCCAACGGTACGCTGAAGTGGCTGTTCGCCCGGGCACGGCCGGAAGTGCTGACCGACCCCCTGACCAGTTACAGCATGCCCAGCGGGCACAGCTCGGCGTCGTTTGCGTTCTTCCTGGTCATGGCAGTGCTGGCAGGCCGCGCACAACCGCCGCGCATGCGCCTGACCTGGGTGATGCTGGGTTGCATTCCGGCACTGGCGATTGCGCTGTCACGGGTTTACCTGGGGGCGCACTGGCCGACCGACATCCTCGCCGGGGCCTTGCTGGCGTGCTGTGTATGTGCGCTTAGCCTGACAGTCGTACAGCACCGGCAGACGCTGCCAGCCATGCCACTGCGGGTGTGGTGGCTGGTGTTGCCGGCATGTATCGCGCTGCTGGCGTTCTTTGCCATGCATGCGCTGCCGCAGGCTTTGCTCAGATACCAATATTGA
- a CDS encoding DNA-3-methyladenine glycosylase, translating into MPALPDSFFDRDAQTVAKALLGKVIRHRHGDLWLAARIIETEAYYLTDKGSHASLGYTEKRKALFLDGGHIYMYYARGGDSLNFSAHGPGNAVLIKSAYPWQDALSGPNSLAQMQLNNPDASGKLRPDERLCAGQTLLCRALGLKVPHWDAQRFDAERLYVDDCGNAVPRVVQAARLGIPHRRDEHLPYRFVDAEYARFCTRNPLRRGQVEGRDFFILEQGS; encoded by the coding sequence ATGCCAGCCCTGCCCGACAGCTTTTTCGACCGTGATGCCCAGACCGTGGCCAAGGCCCTGCTGGGCAAGGTAATCCGCCACCGCCACGGCGACCTGTGGCTGGCTGCGCGCATCATCGAGACCGAGGCCTACTACCTCACCGACAAAGGCAGCCACGCCTCGCTCGGTTACACCGAAAAGCGCAAGGCATTGTTCCTCGATGGCGGGCACATCTACATGTACTACGCCCGCGGCGGCGACTCGCTGAACTTCAGTGCCCACGGGCCGGGCAACGCAGTGCTGATAAAGTCTGCCTATCCTTGGCAGGACGCCCTCTCGGGGCCCAACAGCCTGGCGCAGATGCAACTGAACAACCCCGATGCCAGCGGCAAGCTGCGCCCGGATGAGCGCCTGTGCGCCGGCCAGACCCTGCTGTGCCGAGCCCTGGGCCTGAAAGTGCCACACTGGGACGCCCAGCGCTTCGACGCCGAGCGGCTGTACGTGGACGATTGCGGCAACGCCGTGCCACGGGTGGTCCAGGCCGCGCGGCTGGGCATCCCGCACAGGCGCGACGAACACTTGCCCTACCGCTTCGTCGACGCCGAGTACGCTCGTTTCTGCACGCGGAACCCGTTACGTCGCGGCCAAGTCGAAGGCCGTGACTTCTTCATTCTCGAACAAGGAAGCTGA
- a CDS encoding glutamate-5-semialdehyde dehydrogenase — MTESVLDYMTRLGRAAREASRVIGRASTAQKNRALQAAADALDAARAELTAANELDLAAGRANGLEPALLDRLALTPARIDGMITGLRQVASLPDPVGAIRDMSYRPSGIQVGKMRAPLGVIGIIYESRPNVTIDAASLCLKSGNATILRGGSEAIHSNRAIATCIQRGLAAAGLPAAVVQVVETTDREAVGALISMPQFVDVIVPRGGRGLIERISRDARVPVIKHLDGICHIYVSQHADLDKAWNVAFNAKTYRYGICGAMETLLVDQQVAERFLPEMARRFQEKGVELRGCERTRALIEAKPATEDDWHTEYLDAILSIRVVDGLDQAIEHINHYGSHHTDSIISEHQGEARQFMAEVDSASVMLNTPTCFADGFEYGLGAEIGISTDKLHARGPVGLEGLTCEKYVVIGDGQLRGQGSC, encoded by the coding sequence ATGACTGAGTCCGTTCTTGACTACATGACCCGCTTGGGTCGCGCTGCCCGTGAGGCTTCCCGGGTGATCGGCCGTGCCAGCACCGCGCAGAAGAACCGCGCCCTGCAAGCCGCTGCCGATGCGCTGGATGCTGCCCGGGCCGAACTGACTGCTGCCAACGAGCTGGACCTGGCTGCTGGCCGCGCCAATGGCCTGGAGCCGGCGCTGCTCGACCGCCTGGCGCTGACCCCCGCACGCATCGACGGCATGATCACCGGCCTGCGTCAGGTAGCCAGCCTGCCGGACCCGGTCGGTGCCATCCGCGACATGAGCTACCGTCCATCCGGTATTCAGGTGGGCAAGATGCGCGCACCGCTGGGGGTGATCGGGATCATCTACGAGTCGCGCCCGAACGTGACCATCGATGCTGCCAGCCTGTGCCTGAAGTCGGGTAACGCGACCATCCTGCGTGGCGGCTCCGAAGCTATCCATTCCAACCGCGCCATTGCCACCTGCATCCAGCGTGGCCTGGCTGCCGCAGGCCTGCCAGCCGCCGTGGTGCAGGTGGTCGAGACCACCGACCGCGAAGCCGTGGGTGCGCTGATCAGCATGCCGCAGTTTGTCGACGTCATTGTGCCGCGAGGCGGCCGTGGGCTGATCGAGCGCATCAGCCGCGATGCCCGCGTACCGGTCATCAAGCACCTGGACGGCATCTGCCACATTTATGTCAGCCAGCATGCCGACCTGGACAAGGCCTGGAATGTGGCCTTCAACGCCAAGACCTACCGCTATGGCATCTGTGGCGCCATGGAAACCCTGCTGGTCGACCAGCAAGTGGCCGAGCGCTTCCTGCCGGAAATGGCCCGCCGCTTCCAGGAGAAGGGCGTGGAGCTGCGCGGTTGCGAGCGTACCCGCGCGCTGATCGAGGCCAAGCCGGCCACTGAAGACGACTGGCACACCGAGTACCTGGACGCGATCCTGTCGATCCGTGTCGTCGATGGCCTGGACCAGGCCATCGAGCACATCAACCACTATGGCTCGCACCACACCGACTCGATCATCAGCGAACACCAGGGTGAAGCCCGCCAGTTCATGGCCGAGGTCGACTCGGCGTCGGTCATGCTCAACACCCCGACCTGCTTCGCCGACGGTTTCGAGTACGGCCTGGGTGCGGAAATCGGTATTTCCACCGACAAGCTGCATGCCCGTGGCCCCGTTGGCCTGGAAGGCCTGACCTGCGAGAAGTACGTGGTGATCGGCGACGGCCAGCTGCGCGGCCAGGGGTCCTGCTGA
- the nadD gene encoding nicotinate-nucleotide adenylyltransferase yields MSKAQAARRIGILGGTFDPVHIGHLRSALEVAEFMGLDELRLLPNARPPHRDTPQVAAQDRLAMVREAVQGVTCLSVDARELERDKPSYTIDTLESIRAELGGNDQLFLVLGWDAFCGLPGWHRWEELLQHCHILVLQRPDADVEPPDELRNLLAARSESDPAAMSGPAGNISFVWQTPLAVSATQIRQLLASGKSVRFLVPDAVLAYIEAHELYRAPN; encoded by the coding sequence TTGAGCAAGGCCCAGGCAGCCCGGCGCATCGGCATTCTAGGTGGCACCTTCGACCCTGTGCACATCGGCCACCTGCGCAGCGCGCTGGAAGTGGCCGAGTTCATGGGGCTGGACGAGCTGCGCCTGTTGCCCAACGCCAGGCCGCCGCACCGCGACACCCCGCAGGTGGCCGCGCAGGACCGCCTGGCCATGGTCCGCGAAGCGGTGCAGGGCGTTACTTGCCTGAGCGTCGATGCCCGTGAGCTTGAGCGTGACAAACCGTCGTACACCATCGACACCCTGGAATCGATCCGCGCCGAACTGGGCGGCAACGACCAGCTGTTCCTGGTGCTGGGCTGGGATGCCTTCTGTGGTCTGCCTGGCTGGCACCGCTGGGAAGAATTGCTGCAACACTGTCACATCCTGGTGCTGCAACGCCCGGATGCCGACGTAGAACCCCCTGACGAGCTGCGCAACCTGCTGGCTGCGCGCTCGGAGAGCGATCCCGCCGCCATGTCCGGCCCGGCGGGAAATATTTCGTTCGTCTGGCAGACACCGCTTGCGGTGTCGGCTACACAGATCCGACAGCTGCTGGCCAGCGGCAAATCGGTGAGGTTCCTGGTGCCGGACGCCGTACTGGCCTACATCGAGGCGCACGAACTGTATCGTGCACCTAACTGA
- the rsfS gene encoding ribosome silencing factor has protein sequence MSKQKTNGISGEELVKLTISALEDVKAQDIQVIDVREKHSLTDYMIIATGTSNRQINAMLEKVREAVKKQGAQPLGEEGKGDSDWVLLDLNDVIVHMMTAAARQFYDLERLWVGAEQSRAADAKHHSPENASDYFTDKLKDRE, from the coding sequence ATGAGCAAGCAGAAAACCAATGGCATCAGTGGCGAAGAACTGGTCAAACTGACCATTAGCGCTCTGGAAGACGTCAAAGCCCAGGACATCCAGGTCATCGACGTGCGCGAAAAGCACAGCCTGACCGACTACATGATCATTGCCACCGGTACCTCCAACCGCCAGATCAACGCGATGCTGGAAAAGGTCCGTGAAGCGGTCAAGAAACAAGGCGCACAGCCGCTTGGCGAAGAAGGCAAGGGTGACAGCGACTGGGTGCTGCTGGACCTGAATGACGTTATCGTGCACATGATGACCGCCGCTGCCCGCCAGTTCTACGACCTGGAGCGTCTGTGGGTGGGTGCCGAGCAAAGCCGTGCTGCTGATGCCAAGCACCACAGCCCGGAAAACGCCAGCGACTACTTCACCGACAAGCTCAAAGACCGGGAATAA
- the rlmH gene encoding 23S rRNA (pseudouridine(1915)-N(3))-methyltransferase RlmH, with product MRLRLIAVGSRMPKWVEEGWHEYAKRLPAELSLELVEIPLNTRGKNADVARLIRQEGEAMLSKVQPGERIVTLEVHGKPWSTEQLATELDRWRLDARTVNLMVGGPEGLAPEVCARAEQRWSLSPLTLPHPLVRILIGEQIYRAWTVLSGHPYHK from the coding sequence GTGCGTCTGCGCCTGATCGCGGTCGGCTCGCGCATGCCGAAGTGGGTCGAGGAAGGTTGGCATGAGTATGCCAAGCGCCTGCCCGCCGAGCTGTCGCTGGAGCTGGTGGAAATCCCGCTGAACACCCGTGGCAAGAATGCCGACGTCGCCCGCCTGATCCGTCAGGAGGGCGAGGCCATGCTGAGCAAGGTTCAGCCTGGGGAACGCATTGTCACCCTCGAGGTCCATGGCAAGCCCTGGAGTACCGAGCAGCTGGCGACCGAGCTGGACCGCTGGCGCCTGGATGCGCGCACGGTGAATTTGATGGTGGGCGGCCCGGAAGGCCTGGCGCCTGAGGTTTGCGCGCGCGCCGAGCAACGTTGGTCGCTGTCGCCGCTGACCCTGCCGCACCCGTTGGTAAGGATACTCATCGGCGAGCAGATCTACCGCGCCTGGACCGTGTTGTCCGGGCACCCTTACCACAAATGA
- the mrdA gene encoding penicillin-binding protein 2, giving the protein MSQPIRLKDHEKDARLVRNRVVVGAVAIMLLICVLIARLYYLQIIQYDYHSTLSENNRVHVQPIPPTRGLIFDRNGVIVADNRPSFSLSMTRERAGNWQEVLDTIVEVLDLTADDRALFEKRMRQGRRPFEPVPILFELNEEQIARVAVNQFRLPGVEVVAQLVRHYPQGAHFAHSVGYVGRINEKELKTLDPVNYSGTHHIGKTGIERFYEDDLHGQVGYEEVETNARGRVLRVLKRTDPKPGKDIVLSLDIKLQEAAEAALGGRRGAVVALDPRTGEVLAMVSQPSFDPNLFVTGISFKAYAELRDSIDRPLFNRVLRGLYPPGSTIKPAVAIAGLDSGAVNASSRVFDPGYYQLPNYDHKYRNWNRSGDGWVDLDTAIMRSNDTYFYDLAHKMGIDRLSSYMNKFGIGQRVSLDMFEESAGLMPSREWKRATRRQAWFPGETLILGIGQGYMQATPLQLAQATALIANKGVWNRPHLAKTIEGQQPVDENPMENIVLRDKSDWAKVTHGMEQVMHNARGTARKAAAGAQYRIAGKSGTAQVVAIKQGEKYDRNKLQERHRDHALFVAFAPAEAPKIVVSVMVENGESGSGVAAPVVRQIMDAWLLDENGRLKPEFAPATVTQESAL; this is encoded by the coding sequence ATGTCGCAGCCGATCCGCCTCAAGGACCACGAGAAAGACGCCCGCCTGGTGCGCAACCGCGTCGTGGTCGGCGCGGTGGCGATCATGCTGCTTATTTGCGTGCTGATCGCGCGGCTGTACTACCTGCAGATCATCCAGTACGACTATCACTCGACGCTGTCGGAGAACAACCGGGTGCATGTGCAGCCGATCCCGCCAACCCGCGGGCTGATCTTCGACCGCAACGGGGTGATCGTTGCCGACAACCGGCCTAGCTTCAGCCTGTCGATGACCCGCGAACGTGCGGGTAACTGGCAGGAAGTGCTGGATACAATCGTCGAAGTGCTGGACCTGACGGCCGACGACCGAGCCCTGTTCGAAAAGCGTATGCGTCAGGGCCGTCGGCCGTTCGAGCCGGTGCCGATCCTGTTCGAGCTCAACGAAGAGCAGATCGCCCGGGTGGCGGTGAACCAGTTCCGCCTGCCAGGCGTGGAAGTGGTGGCCCAGCTGGTGCGGCATTACCCGCAGGGTGCACATTTCGCCCACTCGGTGGGTTATGTGGGGCGCATCAACGAGAAAGAGCTGAAAACCCTCGACCCGGTGAACTACAGCGGCACCCACCATATCGGCAAGACCGGCATCGAGCGCTTCTACGAAGACGACCTGCACGGCCAGGTCGGCTACGAGGAAGTCGAGACCAACGCCCGAGGCCGCGTGCTGCGGGTGCTCAAGCGCACCGACCCGAAACCGGGCAAGGACATTGTGCTGAGCCTGGACATCAAGCTGCAGGAAGCCGCCGAGGCCGCCCTGGGTGGCCGGCGTGGCGCGGTGGTGGCACTCGACCCACGTACCGGCGAGGTGCTGGCCATGGTCAGCCAACCAAGCTTCGACCCCAACCTGTTCGTCACCGGCATCAGCTTCAAGGCCTACGCCGAACTGCGCGACTCGATCGACCGTCCGCTGTTCAACCGTGTGCTGCGTGGCTTGTACCCGCCCGGTTCGACCATCAAGCCGGCGGTGGCCATCGCCGGCCTGGACAGTGGCGCGGTCAATGCCAGCAGCCGGGTGTTCGACCCGGGCTACTACCAGCTGCCCAACTATGACCACAAATACCGTAACTGGAACCGCTCCGGCGATGGCTGGGTCGACCTGGATACCGCGATCATGCGTTCCAACGACACCTACTTCTACGACCTTGCGCACAAGATGGGTATCGACCGGCTGTCCAGCTACATGAACAAGTTCGGCATCGGCCAGCGGGTTTCCCTCGACATGTTCGAGGAGTCTGCCGGGTTGATGCCGTCGCGCGAATGGAAGCGTGCCACCCGCCGTCAGGCCTGGTTCCCTGGCGAAACCCTGATTCTCGGTATCGGCCAGGGCTACATGCAGGCCACGCCGCTGCAGCTGGCCCAGGCCACTGCACTGATCGCCAACAAGGGCGTGTGGAACCGCCCGCACCTGGCCAAGACCATCGAAGGCCAGCAGCCTGTGGACGAAAACCCCATGGAAAACATCGTGCTGCGTGACAAGTCCGACTGGGCCAAGGTCACCCATGGCATGGAGCAGGTGATGCACAACGCCCGCGGTACTGCGCGCAAGGCCGCAGCCGGTGCCCAGTACCGCATTGCCGGCAAGAGCGGTACCGCCCAGGTGGTGGCGATCAAGCAGGGCGAGAAGTACGACCGCAACAAGCTTCAGGAGCGCCACCGCGACCACGCCCTGTTCGTCGCCTTTGCCCCGGCCGAAGCCCCGAAAATCGTGGTATCGGTAATGGTCGAGAACGGTGAGTCCGGCTCGGGTGTCGCTGCGCCCGTGGTACGCCAGATCATGGATGCCTGGCTGCTCGACGAAAATGGCCGGCTCAAGCCCGAGTTCGCGCCTGCCACCGTTACCCAGGAATCGGCCCTGTGA
- the rodA gene encoding rod shape-determining protein RodA, translating into MRRRASFLQRIHVDGPLLIILLTLAAGSLFVLYSASGKNWDLLLKQATSFGIGLVSMFVIAQLEPRFMARWVPLAYLAGVLLLVVVDVMGHNAMGATRWINIPGVIRFQPSEFMKIIMPATIAWYLSKRTLPPHLKHVAISLVLIGVPFILIVRQPDLGTALLILASGAFVLFMGGLRWRWILSVLAAAVPVAVAMWFFVMHDYQKQRVLTFLDPESDPLGTGWNIIQSKAAIGSGGVFGKGWLLGTQSHLDFLPESHTDFIIAVLGEEFGLVGICLLLIVYLLLIGRGLMITAQAQTLFGKLLAGSLTMTFFVYVFVNIGMVSGLLPVVGVPLPFISYGGTSLVTLLSAFGVLMSIHTHRKWIAQV; encoded by the coding sequence ATGCGTCGGCGCGCCAGCTTTCTGCAGCGCATCCATGTCGACGGCCCCTTGCTGATCATTCTGCTGACCCTTGCGGCCGGCAGCCTGTTCGTCCTTTATTCGGCCAGTGGCAAGAACTGGGACCTGCTGCTCAAGCAGGCCACCTCGTTCGGCATCGGCCTGGTGTCGATGTTCGTCATCGCCCAGCTGGAACCGCGCTTCATGGCCCGCTGGGTGCCGCTGGCGTACCTGGCCGGGGTGCTGTTGCTGGTGGTGGTGGACGTGATGGGCCACAACGCCATGGGGGCCACGCGCTGGATCAACATCCCAGGGGTGATCCGCTTCCAGCCCTCGGAATTCATGAAGATCATCATGCCGGCGACCATCGCCTGGTACCTGTCCAAGCGCACCTTGCCGCCCCATTTGAAGCACGTGGCAATCAGCCTGGTGCTGATCGGCGTGCCGTTCATCCTGATCGTACGCCAGCCCGACCTGGGCACGGCGCTGCTGATTCTTGCCTCCGGCGCCTTCGTGCTGTTCATGGGCGGGCTGCGCTGGCGCTGGATCCTCAGTGTGCTGGCGGCGGCGGTGCCGGTGGCGGTGGCGATGTGGTTCTTCGTCATGCACGACTACCAGAAGCAGCGGGTACTGACCTTCCTCGACCCGGAAAGCGACCCGCTGGGCACGGGTTGGAACATCATCCAGTCCAAGGCGGCGATCGGTTCGGGCGGGGTGTTCGGCAAGGGCTGGCTGCTGGGCACCCAGTCGCACCTGGACTTCCTGCCAGAAAGCCACACCGACTTCATCATCGCCGTACTGGGCGAGGAGTTCGGCCTGGTCGGCATCTGCCTGCTGCTGATTGTCTACCTGCTGCTGATCGGCCGTGGCCTGATGATCACCGCACAGGCGCAGACCCTGTTCGGCAAGCTGCTCGCGGGCAGCCTGACCATGACCTTCTTTGTATACGTGTTCGTCAATATCGGGATGGTCAGCGGCCTCCTGCCCGTGGTGGGCGTGCCGCTACCTTTCATCAGCTATGGCGGAACATCGTTGGTGACGCTGCTTTCAGCGTTTGGCGTTCTGATGTCGATCCACACGCACCGCAAATGGATCGCACAGGTTTGA
- the mltB gene encoding lytic murein transglycosylase B, with amino-acid sequence MQAVRNWAARCAPWIGAVGLFGAVQLAHAGDYQGSPQVAEFVGEMSRDHGFAPEQLMGVFREVQRKQSILDAISRPAEKVKPWKDYRPMFLTDARIARGVDFWRQHEAVLARAEQEYGVPAQYIVSIIGVETFFGRNTGNYRVIDALSTLGFDYPPRAEFFRKELREFLLLARDEQLDPLTLKGSYAGAMGLPQFMPSSFRNYAVDFDGDGHINIWNNPDDAIGSVASYFKRHGWVAGGGVVSRAWVDGAAAEQGLTTGIEPVKTVGELRALGWSVHDSLRDDLPVTAFRLEGDNGPEYWVGLKNFYAITRYNRSVMYAMAVHQLAQQLVQARGVK; translated from the coding sequence ATGCAAGCAGTGCGTAACTGGGCTGCCCGTTGTGCGCCGTGGATCGGCGCGGTGGGCCTGTTCGGCGCTGTACAGCTGGCCCATGCCGGCGATTACCAGGGCTCACCGCAGGTGGCCGAGTTCGTTGGCGAAATGAGCCGCGACCATGGTTTTGCCCCTGAGCAGCTGATGGGCGTGTTCCGTGAAGTGCAGCGCAAGCAGTCGATCCTCGACGCCATCTCGCGCCCGGCCGAAAAGGTCAAGCCGTGGAAGGACTACCGGCCGATGTTCCTCACCGACGCGCGCATCGCCCGTGGTGTGGACTTCTGGCGCCAGCACGAGGCCGTGCTGGCCCGAGCCGAGCAGGAATACGGCGTGCCGGCGCAGTACATTGTCTCGATCATCGGTGTGGAAACGTTCTTTGGCCGCAACACCGGCAACTATCGGGTGATCGACGCGCTGTCGACGCTGGGCTTCGACTACCCGCCGCGGGCCGAGTTCTTCCGCAAGGAACTGCGCGAATTCCTGCTGCTGGCCCGTGATGAGCAGCTCGACCCGCTCACGCTCAAAGGCTCCTATGCCGGTGCCATGGGCCTGCCGCAGTTCATGCCGAGCAGCTTTCGCAACTACGCGGTGGACTTCGACGGCGATGGCCACATCAATATCTGGAACAACCCGGACGATGCCATCGGCAGCGTCGCCAGCTACTTCAAGCGCCATGGCTGGGTGGCCGGTGGGGGCGTGGTCAGCCGCGCCTGGGTGGACGGTGCAGCTGCCGAGCAAGGCCTGACCACCGGCATCGAACCGGTGAAAACGGTAGGGGAGTTGCGCGCGCTTGGCTGGTCGGTTCATGATTCGCTGCGCGACGATCTGCCGGTTACTGCCTTCCGTCTTGAGGGCGACAACGGCCCCGAGTACTGGGTGGGCCTGAAGAACTTCTACGCGATCACTCGCTACAACCGCAGCGTGATGTATGCCATGGCGGTGCATCAGCTTGCGCAACAGCTGGTTCAAGCACGGGGCGTCAAGTAA